The Rhodococcus rhodochrous DNA window CTCGTCATGGCCGGAGCGGGTGTGGGTGGCGGGTCGCTGAACTACGCCAACACCCTGTACAAGCCGCCGACGCCCTTCTTCCGCGACCCGCAGTGGGGTCACATCACCGACTGGGAAGCGGAACTGACCCCGTACTACGACCAGGCGGCACGGATGCTCGGCGTCCGTCCCAATCCCAGCACCACGCCCGCGGACGAGGTGATGCGTCAGGTCGCCGACGAGATGGGTGTCGGCCACACCTACACGACCACCCCGGTCGGTGTGTTCTTCGACGAACCCGGTAAGACGGTGCCCGACCCGTTCTTCGGCGGAGCCGGCCCCGACCGCACCGGCTGCACCGAGTGCGGCAGCTGCATGACGGGTTGCCGTGTGGGAGCGAAGAACACGCTCGTCAAGAACTACCTCTACCTCGCGGAGAAGGCCGGCGCGCACATCCACGCCCTCACGACGGTGACCCGTGTGGTGCCCCGTGCCGGCGGCGGGTACGAGGTCCACACCCGCAGCACCGACGGCATCAGGAAGCGCCGCAAGATCTTCACGGCCGACCAGGTGGTGATCGCGGCCGGTACCTACGGCACGGCGCGCCTGCTGCTCGCGAGCCGCGAAACCGGCGACCTGCCGAACCTGTCGCCGGCTCTCGGCACCGTGGTGCGCACCAACTCCGAGGCGGTGCTCGCCGCGACCGCGCAGGACCGCGTCGTCGACTACACGCAGGGTGTGGCCATCACGTCGTCCTTCCACCCCGACGACCACACCCACATCGAACCGGTGCGGTACGGCAAGGGCAGCAACCTGATCGGCCTGCTGCAGGCGCTGCTCGTCGACGGTGGCACGCGGATGCCGCGACTGCTGAAGTTCTTCGGTGTCGCCGCGAAGAATCCCGCTGCCTTCCTCCGCTCCCTGTCGGTGCGGAACTGGTCGGAGCGCACGGTCATCGCTCTCGTGATGCAGACCGACGACAATTCGCTCGAGCTCGCGACCCGGCGCACGCCGATCGGCCGCGGCCTGACCAGCAAGCAGGGACCGGGCACCCCGCCGCCCGAGTGGATCCCGGTGGGCCACGAGGCGGTTCGCCGCGTCGCCGACAAGATCGACGGTGACGCCGGCGGTTCGATCGCCGATCTGTTCAACATCCCGATGACCGCGCACTTCCTCGGCGGATGCGCGATCGGCGATTCGCCGCGTACCGGCACCGTCGACCCGTACCTGCGGGTCTACGGACACGAGGGTCTGCACGTCGTCGACGGCTCCGCGGTGAGCGCCAACCTCGGCGTGAACCCGTCCCTCACGATCACCGCGCAGGCCGAACGTGCGCTGGCGCTGTGGCCGAACAAGGGGGAGAAGGACAACCGCCCCCCGCTGGGGTCGGCCTACGAACCCGTGCAGCCCGTGCCGCCCGTGCGACCGGCCGTGCCCGTCGAGGCTCCGGCGGCGCTGCGACTGCCCATCACCCCCGTTCGGAAGGAGAGCGCCCGTGCTCTGGACAGTGCCTGAGAGCGAGGACGAACGCACCGACTATCCGGTCTCGCCGCCACCACCCTGGCCGGCCGCCGTGCGGGCCACCCTGTGGTGGCATCGCAGCACCCCGGATGCCGCCCAGTACGGGCCGACCGGCGCGATCCTGCCCATCACGCTCGCGATGATGGTCGACTATCTCGACTCGCCGGTCGGGCCGTACCGCGAGGTGCTGGCCAGCCCGGTGCTGCGTCGTGGCCTGATCCCGGCGATGGCGGTGCCGTTCATCGCCGTCGACTCCGAGCCGTCGGTGCACGGTGGTCGCGAGCACTGGAAGCTGCCGAAGGTGCTCGCGAAGTTCGACGGCGACGTCCTCGGCGACTTCTCCGCGACCGGCGCCCGATGGAGCGTGGCCACCTCGGCCGCGCCGAAGGGTCCGGAACTGCCGATCGCGGGTGGGCTGACCTTCGCCCAGCCGATCCCCGGTGGCGCCGTCGAACGTGCCACCGCCCGGTTGCGGGGGAAGTTCCGCTACGCGCGGGTGACCGTCGCGGCGGAGGGACCGACGCTGAGCCGCTGGCTGCGCCCGGGCACCCACCACGGCATCGTCATCACCTCCGGGCGGATGTCCACGGGCGCGTCGCGAGTCGTGTCGCGCATGTAGGTCAGCGCCGCATCGATCCTTTTCTTGACTTATTCCAGAAAAGGGGCATACTTGGTGTCATGCAACAAGGACACGAGCATCACTTCGACCCCAAGGAGCAACTGCGCTCCGTGGGTCTGCGGGTGACCGCTCCCCGCGTTGCCGTACTGAGAACCGTTGCCGAGCATCCGCATTCCGATGCGGACGGAATCGCCGCCCACGTGCGCGACGAACTCGGCTCGGTGTCGACGCAGGCCGTGTACGACGTACTCAAGGCATGCGTGGGGAACGGGTTGCTCCGTCGGATCGAACCGGCCGGATCACCCGCGCGGTACGAAACCCGCATCGGCGACAACCACCACCACCTCGTGTGCCGCGCCTGCGGCGCGGTCGTCGACATCGACTGCGTCGTCGGGGCCGCACCCTGCCTGACGCCGTCCGACGACCACGGCTTCGTCATCGACGAAGCAGAGGTCACCTTCTGGGGCCTGTGCCCCGACTGTCGCGCCGACTAGCGCCCACTCGCTTCACCGGTGGTCCGGTCCCTCCGCGGGCCGAACCACCGGCTTCGTGTCCCGAGACCCGGAACACACGTATTCGGAGGTCATCATGACGAATGCCCGTTACACCACGAACAATGTCGGTATCCCCGTCGCCAGCGACAACGAGTCGCTGACCGCGGGTACCCAGGGACCGATCCTGCTCCACGACCACTACCTGGTCGAGAAGCTCGCACACTTCAACCGCGAGCGGGTGCCCGAGCGTGTCGTGCACGCCAAGGGCGCCGGCGCGTTCGGTGAGCTCGTCGTCACCGAGGACGTCTCCGCCTACACGAAGGCGAAGCTGTTCCAGCCGGGCGCGAAAACCGAGATGCTGGCACGCTTCTCGACGGTCGCCGGTGAGCAGGGCAGCCCCGACACCTGGCGCGACCCGCGCGGTTTCGCCCTGAAGTTCTACACCGAGGACGGGAACTACGACCTCGTCGGCAACAACACGCCGATCTTCTTCATCAAGGACCCGATCAAGTTCCCCGACTTCATCCACTCGCAGAAGCGTCTGCCCGGCTCCGGCCTGCGCGACCACACCATGCAGTGGGACTTCTGGACCCTGCGCCCCGAGACGGCACACCAGGTCACCTGGCTGATGGGTGACCGTGGCCTGCCGCGCACGTGGCGCCACATGGACGGCTTCGGTTCGCACACCTACCAGTGGATCAACGCCGACGGTGAGCGCTTCTGGGTGAAGTACCATTTCAAGACCGACCAGGGCATCGAGTTCCTCACCCAGGACGAGGCCGACCGCCTCGCCGGCTCGGATCCCGACTACCACCGCGCCGACCTCTACAAGGCGATCGAGCGCGGCGAGTTCCCGAGCTGGACGCTCCACGTGCAGATCATGCCGGTCGCGGAGGCGGAGAATTACCGGTTCAACCCGTTCGACCTGACCAAGGTGTGGTCGCAGAAGGACTACCCGTTGATCAAGGTCGGCACCATGACGCTGAACCGCAACCCGCGCAACTTCTTCGCGGAGATCGAGCAGGCCGCGTTCGCCCCGTCGAACGTCGTGCCGGGCATCGGTTTCTCGCCCGACAAGATGCTGCTCGGCCGCGTGTTCTCCTACGCCGACGCCCACCGCTACCGCATCGGCGTCAACCACGCCCAGCTGCCGGTGAACTCCGCGAAGGCCGCCCGTGTCGACTCCTACAGCAAGGAGGGCAACATGGCCTACACCTTCAACGATCCGCAGACCCCGGTCTACGCACCGAACAGCTTCGGCGGTCCGCACGCCGATCCCGAGCGGGCCGGTGACGAAGGTCTGTGGAACTTCGGAACCGAGGCCGTGCGTGCGGGATACGTGCAGCATCCCGAGGACGACGACTTCGGTCAGGCGGGCACCCTCGTCCGCGACGTGATGGACGACGCGGCACGCGAACGCCTCGTGAACAACATCGTCGGACACGTCCTCGGCGGTACCTCGGAGGCGCTCTACGAGCGGATCTTCGAGTACTGGCGCAATGTCGACGAGGAGCTCGGCAAGCGGGTCGAGGCGGGCGTGCGCGCCGGAGCCTGACCCGTCACCGGGGGAGATGGGGCGGGATCAGAGCAGTCCCCACCAGTAGATCAGGGCTGCCAGCGCCAGCACGATCAGCGTGGTGTCCATGTCGCTCTCCCTCCATCCGACGGCAACAACTCCATCTTCCTCGCAAACGAGGAATCCGGCACAGACGGCAGGGCCGTCCACCTCTCCGGTGGGCGGCCCTGCCGGCGTCTGTCGAACATATCGGCTGTTCGAACACGCGTGTGACAGCTGTGTCGGCTGTGGTTGTTAGGTTGGAGATCCGGGCCGGCGTCGTCACGCGGGGTCGGGTTCGCGCTTGTTCGTCGAAAGGTGTTGTCCGACATGGTGATGGGTCCTACCCATGCAGTATCCGGGGCGCTGGTGGGGCTCGTCGTCGCCGATCTGCTTCCTCCCGACT harbors:
- a CDS encoding catalase; its protein translation is MTNARYTTNNVGIPVASDNESLTAGTQGPILLHDHYLVEKLAHFNRERVPERVVHAKGAGAFGELVVTEDVSAYTKAKLFQPGAKTEMLARFSTVAGEQGSPDTWRDPRGFALKFYTEDGNYDLVGNNTPIFFIKDPIKFPDFIHSQKRLPGSGLRDHTMQWDFWTLRPETAHQVTWLMGDRGLPRTWRHMDGFGSHTYQWINADGERFWVKYHFKTDQGIEFLTQDEADRLAGSDPDYHRADLYKAIERGEFPSWTLHVQIMPVAEAENYRFNPFDLTKVWSQKDYPLIKVGTMTLNRNPRNFFAEIEQAAFAPSNVVPGIGFSPDKMLLGRVFSYADAHRYRIGVNHAQLPVNSAKAARVDSYSKEGNMAYTFNDPQTPVYAPNSFGGPHADPERAGDEGLWNFGTEAVRAGYVQHPEDDDFGQAGTLVRDVMDDAARERLVNNIVGHVLGGTSEALYERIFEYWRNVDEELGKRVEAGVRAGA
- a CDS encoding FAD-dependent oxidoreductase, whose amino-acid sequence is MTHYDVLVIGSGFGGSVAALRATEKGYKVGVLEAGRRFEDDELPETSWRLRKYLWAPQLGCYGVQRMHLLPNVLVMAGAGVGGGSLNYANTLYKPPTPFFRDPQWGHITDWEAELTPYYDQAARMLGVRPNPSTTPADEVMRQVADEMGVGHTYTTTPVGVFFDEPGKTVPDPFFGGAGPDRTGCTECGSCMTGCRVGAKNTLVKNYLYLAEKAGAHIHALTTVTRVVPRAGGGYEVHTRSTDGIRKRRKIFTADQVVIAAGTYGTARLLLASRETGDLPNLSPALGTVVRTNSEAVLAATAQDRVVDYTQGVAITSSFHPDDHTHIEPVRYGKGSNLIGLLQALLVDGGTRMPRLLKFFGVAAKNPAAFLRSLSVRNWSERTVIALVMQTDDNSLELATRRTPIGRGLTSKQGPGTPPPEWIPVGHEAVRRVADKIDGDAGGSIADLFNIPMTAHFLGGCAIGDSPRTGTVDPYLRVYGHEGLHVVDGSAVSANLGVNPSLTITAQAERALALWPNKGEKDNRPPLGSAYEPVQPVPPVRPAVPVEAPAALRLPITPVRKESARALDSA
- a CDS encoding Fur family transcriptional regulator, with amino-acid sequence MQQGHEHHFDPKEQLRSVGLRVTAPRVAVLRTVAEHPHSDADGIAAHVRDELGSVSTQAVYDVLKACVGNGLLRRIEPAGSPARYETRIGDNHHHLVCRACGAVVDIDCVVGAAPCLTPSDDHGFVIDEAEVTFWGLCPDCRAD
- a CDS encoding acetoacetate decarboxylase family protein is translated as MPESEDERTDYPVSPPPPWPAAVRATLWWHRSTPDAAQYGPTGAILPITLAMMVDYLDSPVGPYREVLASPVLRRGLIPAMAVPFIAVDSEPSVHGGREHWKLPKVLAKFDGDVLGDFSATGARWSVATSAAPKGPELPIAGGLTFAQPIPGGAVERATARLRGKFRYARVTVAAEGPTLSRWLRPGTHHGIVITSGRMSTGASRVVSRM